From the Butyrivibrio fibrisolvens genome, one window contains:
- a CDS encoding zinc ribbon domain-containing protein, protein MDYFGKFCLLFGGFWLLISVAVLVPLAITLGGSDPDSMLFIALFMLLFFTIGGVFFGIGLKQLFKRNKILKNGTAYYAKIVAYEEDSRILVNGRPLTNIVVRYYDKSGRMNNATVSPNGSIKGGFPLGGTVEIVEYEGETILKSKKAVNMKIQGEENLMMSYNGGAVSVDQIRPESYYCPHCGANLMIARGQTVKCPYCDSFVTNTRQFA, encoded by the coding sequence ATGGATTATTTTGGAAAGTTTTGCTTATTATTTGGCGGCTTTTGGTTGCTAATTTCTGTGGCAGTATTAGTTCCTTTAGCAATAACCTTAGGTGGATCTGATCCTGATTCAATGTTATTTATAGCGCTTTTTATGCTCCTGTTTTTTACTATAGGAGGAGTCTTTTTTGGAATTGGACTGAAGCAACTGTTTAAAAGAAATAAGATCCTAAAAAATGGAACAGCATATTATGCTAAAATCGTTGCATATGAAGAAGATAGCAGGATATTGGTAAATGGACGTCCACTTACTAATATTGTGGTGAGATATTATGACAAAAGCGGTAGAATGAATAATGCTACTGTAAGCCCTAACGGAAGTATAAAAGGTGGATTCCCTCTTGGAGGAACAGTTGAGATTGTCGAATACGAGGGAGAAACAATTCTTAAGAGCAAGAAAGCAGTCAATATGAAAATTCAAGGTGAAGAGAACCTTATGATGTCATATAACGGCGGAGCAGTATCTGTTGATCAGATCCGTCCGGAGAGTTATTACTGTCCTCACTGCGGCGCTAATCTTATGATCGCAAGAGGACAGACAGTAAAGTGCCCTTATTGCGACAGCTTCGTAACCAATACAAGGCAGTTTGCATGA